Proteins encoded in a region of the Uloborus diversus isolate 005 chromosome 1, Udiv.v.3.1, whole genome shotgun sequence genome:
- the LOC129226517 gene encoding tigger transposable element-derived protein 6-like: protein MMPKNTLAYNGEPCHGGKNSKDRVTVLLCCNADGSEKRTPLIIGKPKKSRCFKNIKRLPCEYFNNRSTWMTAKIFLDFLHEFNKKMEKEKIKVLLFMDQCPAQPRDLPVFDHIKVVFLPANCTSKLQPLDLGIIRCVKVHYKKTLIRRYLAELESSNSAARDVKISILDAMNMVCAAWRSISHNTIRNCFKKARFLFSNELECSDQINENEEDLGTDFDDEKWQIVSDRLVGFNEFVDVDNNLITTELRDIEVIAEEMANGEGDGVLDDDNEDEAKVPPNRLKALEALDIVRDYLQYNSASDSPFSHLYELEKYVSDILQKKQKQTSIMDFFERK, encoded by the coding sequence ATGATGCCTAAAAACACATTAGCATATAATGGGGAACCATGTCATGGTGGTAAAAATAGTAAAGATAGAGTAACTGTTTTGCTATGTTGCAATGCAGATGGATCGGAAAAACGTACCCCTTTAATCATTGGGAAAccaaaaaaatctcgctgttttaaaaatataaaacggcTTCCGTGTGAGTATTTCAACAATAGATCAACGTGGATGACGGCGAAGATTTTTCTTGACTTTCTTCATGAATTtaataagaaaatggaaaaagaaaaaataaaagttctccTCTTTATGGATCAATGCCCTGCTCAACCGCGAGATCTACCTGTTTTTGATCatataaaagtagtatttttgccTGCAAACTGCACGAGCAAGCTACAACCATTGGATTTGGGCATAATACGGTGCgtaaaagtgcattataagaaaACTTTGATTCGTCGATACCTTGCTGAGTTAGAATCAAGCAATTCAGCTGCAAGAgatgtaaaaatttcaattcttgATGCAATGAATATGGTATGCGCTGCATGGAGAAGTATCAGTCATAATACCATAAGGAATTGCTTTAAAAAGGCTAGATTTCTATTTTCTAATGAACTTGAATGTTCTGACCAAATTAACGAAAATGAAGAGGATTTGGGAACAgattttgatgatgaaaaatgGCAAATTGTATCTGATAGACTCGTTGGTTTCAATGAATTTGTTGACGTCGATAATAATTTAATTACAACAGAATTGAGAGATATTGAAGTCATCGCTGAAGAAATGGCTAATGGTGAAGGCGATGGAGTTTTAGATGACGACAATGAAGATGAAGCAAAAGTGCCTCCGAATCGCCTAAAAGCATTGGAAGCCTTAGATATTGTTCGGGACTATTTGCAATATAATTCAGCTTCGGACTCTCCCTTTTCACATTTGTATGAActtgaaaaatatgtttctgacattcttcagaaaaaacaaaaacagacaTCCATTATGGATTTCTTTGAAAGGAAATAA